The following proteins are encoded in a genomic region of Ornithodoros turicata isolate Travis chromosome 6, ASM3712646v1, whole genome shotgun sequence:
- the LOC135398063 gene encoding protein-L-isoaspartate(D-aspartate) O-methyltransferase-like, with protein MLHQAFVASVLAISLACPAMAWLSFHGRSNNELVNYLKRIDIIVSDKVETVMKSVDRRNYANHNPYDDSAQDIGYAATISAPHTHARALESLKDHLRDRARALDVGSGSGYITACMALMVGNDGLVVGIDHIPELVNTSIANIKKDQPGLIESKRIKLIVGDGRQGFAPDSPYDAIHVGAVAPELPMKLLQQLKNGGRMVCPIGHGGLSQKLEQIDKLPDGTVKRTELADVAFVPLTDRESQRLSSRLLSCCTKSSTLRSGPCRLRSSTPERQQACINACMW; from the exons ATGCTCCACCAAGCATTCGTCGCCTCCGTTCTAGCGATATCTCTCGCATGTCCGGCCATGGCTTGGTTATCCTTTCATGGCCGGAGTAACAATGAATTGGTCAACTACTTAAAAA GGATTGACATCATTGTGAGCGACAAAGTAGAAACCGTCATGAAATCAGTGGACCGCAGAAACTATGCCAACCACAACCCATACGATGATTCGGCACAAGACATCGGGTACGCTGCTACTATCAGCGCTCCGCACACG CACGCACGGGCACTAGAATCTCTGAAAGATCATCTACGCGATAGAGCCAGGGCTCTAGATGTCGGATCGGGCAGTGGCTACATAACGGCTTGCATGGCTTTGATG GTCGGCAACGACGGATTGGTTGTAGGCATCGATCACATTCCAGAGTTGGTGAACACGTCTATTGCGAACATTAAGAAGGATCAACCAGGTCTTATCGAGTCCAAGAGGATCAAGCTGATTG TTGGAGATGGCAGACAAGGGTTCGCTCCCGACAGCCCCTACGATGCCATTCATGTTGGAGCGGTCGCCCCGGAATTGCCCATGAAG CTGCTGCAACAGTTGAAGAATGGAGGTCGCATGGTCTGCCCAATTGGTCACGGGGGCTTGAGTCAGAAACTGGAGCAAATCGACAAGCTTCCAGACGGGACGGTGAAAAGAACCGAGCTGGCCGACGTGGCGTTTGTGCCACTCACGGACAGAGAATCCCAGCGGCTCTCTAGCAGGTTACTATCTTGCTGCACAAAGTCCTCTACGTTGCGGTCAGGGCCGTGCAGACTGCGCAGCAGCACACCTGAAAGACAGCAGGCATGCATAAATGCATGCATGTGGTGA